A stretch of Microbacterium caowuchunii DNA encodes these proteins:
- a CDS encoding alpha/beta hydrolase, which yields MDLSDALNDDVVLWSTDARAGLPLLVLLHGYGADERDLFGLVPHLPPGFAYAAVRAPLAPPFPTPGHSWYPIEGLESRDPRHVTDAAARLVEWLEARTDAPATGLLGFSQGGAVALQALRLQPERFSFAVNLSGYAMPGPLPGDDILAERRPPVFWGRGTHDDVIPGQLITHTVEWLPAHSTLSGRVYPGMGHSVSQDELVDVRRFLDLQFDAITAAGA from the coding sequence GTGGACCTCTCCGACGCGCTGAACGACGATGTCGTGCTCTGGTCGACCGATGCTCGTGCAGGCCTGCCGCTGCTGGTGCTGCTGCACGGCTACGGCGCGGACGAACGCGATCTGTTCGGCCTCGTCCCGCACCTCCCGCCCGGCTTCGCGTATGCGGCCGTGCGCGCGCCGCTCGCGCCGCCGTTTCCCACCCCGGGGCACTCCTGGTACCCGATCGAGGGGCTCGAGAGCCGCGATCCGCGGCACGTCACCGATGCGGCCGCCCGGCTCGTCGAGTGGCTGGAGGCACGGACGGATGCCCCGGCGACCGGCCTGCTCGGGTTCTCCCAGGGCGGCGCCGTGGCACTGCAGGCGCTGCGTCTGCAGCCGGAGCGGTTCTCGTTCGCGGTGAACCTCAGCGGGTACGCGATGCCCGGCCCCCTTCCCGGCGACGACATCCTCGCCGAACGGCGCCCGCCGGTGTTCTGGGGTCGCGGCACGCACGACGACGTCATCCCGGGCCAGCTCATCACGCACACGGTGGAGTGGCTGCCGGCGCATTCGACGCTGAGCGGTCGGGTGTACCCCGGCATGGGGCACAGCGTGTCACAGGACGAACTGGTCGATGTGCGGCGCTTCCTCGACCTGCAGTTCGACGCGATCACTGCTGCGGGCGCCTGA
- a CDS encoding NUDIX hydrolase family protein codes for MPVRTPDPDPNERDDDDGRESLDFGEGRGSLPGSATNPAWLSDVELAEMRRRLPMIYVEALPVRTDGLGAVTQVGILLRATPLGEITRTIVSGRVRYGETIRDALFRHLENDLGPMAFPLLPLSPTPFTVAEYFPIPGVSAFHDDRQHAVSLAFVVPVTGTCEPRQDALEVTWMDPAEAASDTLSAEMEGGRGTLVRLGLASVGALR; via the coding sequence ATGCCGGTTCGAACCCCCGATCCCGATCCGAACGAGCGCGACGACGACGACGGGCGCGAGTCCCTCGACTTCGGCGAAGGACGCGGGTCGCTCCCCGGAAGCGCCACGAATCCGGCCTGGCTGAGCGACGTCGAGCTGGCCGAGATGCGCCGGCGGCTCCCGATGATCTACGTGGAGGCCCTGCCGGTGCGCACCGACGGGCTCGGTGCGGTCACGCAGGTCGGCATCCTGCTGCGTGCGACGCCCCTCGGGGAGATCACGCGCACGATCGTCTCCGGACGCGTGCGCTACGGCGAGACGATCCGCGACGCCCTGTTCCGTCATCTCGAAAACGACCTCGGACCGATGGCCTTCCCGCTCCTGCCGCTGTCGCCGACCCCGTTCACGGTGGCGGAGTACTTCCCCATCCCGGGTGTCAGCGCCTTCCACGACGACCGGCAGCACGCCGTGTCGCTGGCCTTCGTGGTGCCGGTCACCGGCACCTGCGAACCGCGCCAGGACGCCCTCGAGGTCACCTGGATGGATCCGGCCGAGGCCGCATCCGACACGCTCTCCGCAGAGATGGAGGGCGGTCGAGGCACGCTCGTGCGCCTCGGACTGGCCTCCGTCGGCGCTCTGAGGTGA
- a CDS encoding helix-turn-helix domain-containing protein translates to MIASPASPLLIEFGVALPIVLLVAYLVARGIRALFGRRLPLSLAVMIIVAVLGMSAGMLVAGLFLYGQRLWMAATLLIVIGSSVALSFVVAGIAAALRRGRDDVDVAAVLAAGESDRVEFKETARWNVREDKKDARMELAIVKTVAAFLNSDGGVLVIGADDDGRPVGLQRDLATLRHPDHDRFELWLRDLFVSVLGRNAATLPRIRFAAVAGDDSVCVVQVPPSSAPVFLTQTSGGGSTDLWVRVGNSTRALRVDEAVAYVARRFKPTIATALLGRRLPR, encoded by the coding sequence GTGATCGCGTCGCCCGCCAGCCCCCTGCTCATCGAGTTCGGGGTGGCACTGCCGATCGTGCTGCTCGTGGCCTACCTCGTGGCCCGCGGCATCCGCGCCCTCTTCGGTCGGCGCCTGCCGCTGAGCCTCGCCGTCATGATCATCGTGGCCGTCCTCGGGATGAGCGCCGGGATGCTGGTCGCCGGGCTGTTCCTGTACGGCCAGCGGCTGTGGATGGCAGCCACGCTGCTGATCGTGATCGGGTCGAGCGTCGCCCTCTCCTTCGTCGTCGCCGGTATCGCCGCGGCCCTGCGTCGCGGCCGTGACGACGTGGATGTCGCCGCGGTGCTCGCGGCCGGGGAGTCGGACCGGGTCGAGTTCAAGGAGACCGCGCGCTGGAACGTCCGCGAGGACAAGAAAGACGCGCGGATGGAGCTCGCCATCGTGAAGACGGTGGCGGCGTTCCTCAACAGCGACGGCGGCGTCCTCGTCATCGGCGCGGACGACGACGGGCGTCCGGTCGGGCTCCAACGGGACCTGGCCACTCTGCGCCATCCCGACCACGACCGGTTCGAGCTGTGGTTGCGCGACCTGTTCGTGTCGGTGCTCGGTCGCAACGCGGCGACGCTGCCCCGCATCCGGTTCGCAGCCGTCGCGGGGGACGACAGCGTGTGTGTCGTGCAGGTGCCGCCGTCGTCCGCGCCCGTCTTCCTCACGCAGACCTCCGGGGGAGGCAGCACCGATCTGTGGGTGCGGGTGGGGAACTCGACCCGCGCCCTGCGCGTCGACGAGGCCGTGGCCTACGTCGCGCGACGCTTCAAGCCGACCATCGCGACCGCTCTCCTCGGCCGGCGCCTGCCCCGCTGA
- a CDS encoding threonine aldolase family protein, protein MTTLHDPAVRGFASDNYSGVHPDVLAAIASANTGHQVSYGEDVYTARLQQVLAAHFGAGAEGFPVFNGTGANVTALQSMLPRWGAVICATTAHINVDEGGAPERVGGMKLLTVPSADGKLTPELVDREAWGWGDEHRAQPSVVSITQSTEVGTLYTAEEVRALADHAHGHGMLLHMDGARIANAAAALDLPLAAFTRDAGVDVLSLGGTKNGALGAEAIVVLNPEASAGLTYLRKLNMQLASKMRFLSAQLVALFEGDLWLHNARHANAMATRLRAGLEAGLADGSVRGVTFTQPTQSNGVFATLPAGVADRLRESFRFYDWDESIGEVRWMCTFDTTEHDVDAFIAGISRETAG, encoded by the coding sequence GTGACCACTCTGCATGACCCCGCCGTGCGCGGCTTCGCCTCCGACAACTACTCCGGCGTGCACCCCGACGTGCTCGCCGCGATCGCCTCCGCCAACACGGGCCACCAGGTCTCCTACGGTGAAGACGTCTACACCGCGCGCCTGCAGCAGGTGCTCGCCGCGCACTTCGGCGCCGGCGCGGAGGGGTTCCCCGTCTTCAACGGCACCGGGGCCAACGTCACCGCCCTCCAGTCGATGCTGCCCCGCTGGGGCGCCGTGATCTGCGCGACCACCGCGCACATCAACGTCGACGAGGGCGGCGCGCCGGAGCGCGTGGGCGGGATGAAGCTGCTCACGGTCCCCTCCGCGGACGGCAAGCTCACCCCGGAACTCGTCGACCGCGAAGCATGGGGATGGGGCGACGAGCACCGCGCTCAGCCGTCGGTCGTCTCGATCACCCAGTCCACCGAGGTCGGAACGCTGTACACCGCCGAGGAGGTGCGGGCCCTCGCCGACCACGCGCACGGACACGGGATGCTGCTGCACATGGACGGGGCACGCATCGCCAACGCGGCTGCCGCCCTGGACCTGCCGCTCGCCGCGTTCACCCGCGATGCCGGCGTCGACGTGCTGAGTCTCGGCGGGACCAAGAACGGCGCCCTCGGCGCCGAGGCCATCGTCGTCCTGAACCCGGAGGCATCCGCCGGTCTCACCTACCTGCGCAAGCTCAACATGCAGCTCGCCTCCAAGATGCGCTTCCTGTCGGCGCAGCTCGTCGCCCTGTTCGAGGGTGACCTGTGGCTGCACAACGCGCGGCACGCGAACGCCATGGCGACGCGTCTGCGTGCAGGACTCGAGGCGGGACTGGCGGATGGATCGGTGCGCGGCGTGACGTTCACCCAGCCCACGCAGTCGAACGGCGTCTTCGCCACGCTCCCCGCCGGGGTGGCCGACCGGCTCCGGGAGTCCTTCCGCTTCTACGACTGGGACGAGTCGATCGGCGAGGTGCGCTGGATGTGCACGTTCGACACCACCGAGCACGACGTCGACGCCTTCATCGCCGGGATCTCCCGCGAGACCGCCGGCTGA